The window TGACTGGAACAATGAGCGGGTTCTGCAGCAAGtcactggaaaaaaaagggCAGCGTTAGTGTGGGAACGTGCGTGAAACTtatcaaagtgtgtgtgtgcgcagttaCTTGTAGACCATCCCGTGGCAGACGATGACGGAGCCGTCATCGGACGCTGAGGCGAAGAGCGGGTAAACTCTGTGATAGGCGACGGCCCTCACTGCTTTCTTGTGGTGCCTGGTCGGAAACAGTGCAACGGTGAATGTCAGCCCAGGCAGGACCTGCGGCTCAGCGTGTCACCTACCGGAGCATCTTGTAAGGCTTGGTGGATAGGTCCAGGTCAAACCAGCCCAGTCGGCAGTCGTAACTTCCACAGATCACGTGGTCGCCTGAGCGCCGGCCACACGGATGTTAGGTATGCACGCTTGCGCGCATCAGTTCGGCGAGTGCTTGACGTGACTCACCTCCGGGGTGGACGGCCATGCTTGAAATCCATTTGGAGTTGGCCTGCAGCTTCTTGCTCATCTCCTGCTTGATCAGGTTGTAGATGCGCACGTTGCGCTGTGTGGCCACGAAGAAGTAGGGCCGGATGGGGTGGAAGGATACGCACTGCACCAGGCCTTTGTTGCGTCGGAAGGGGTTTTGACTGCGTCTGGTGCTGAGCTGGTGGATGAAGACCTGCTGATGGCTGGAGTGATCCGGCATGACCGAGGCCAGGTAGTCCCCTTTGGCGTGCCACGCCAGTTGCTTGACGGCCTAGGGACAACGATGGTCTGTGAGACAGCAATAATGTAAATCTTTGCCACATTTGCCTCAATCGAGTGCCGCACTTTGGGATGTTGGATTTTCAAGCGCAGGCCTTGGCTGTGCTCCTCGCCTTCCACGTCGCTCCAAGTCACGGGCCCCACCGCGGGCTCCGCGTCCAGGTGAGCGATGAGCAGACGTTCAGAGGATGAGACCACCTGTCGCTCGGCGAGCGCGGGCGATAAGACCACCACCAGCGAGTCCCTGTGGAGAGACGGACGGACATGGTCTTCCAAGAGCCAGATGGGCCGGGGCAAGGCATTCTGCCAGGCGGTGGGAGCGGAGCCTCACAAGGCGACGGCCAGGAGACATAAGCACGGGTTGGGGTTCCAACACACGCTCTTCACAGCTCCGCCCAGTCGGACCATCTTGACACAGCGAGCCGAGTTGATTTCCCAGAACCTTACAGTGCCATCGTCACTTCCTGAAAGTGGAGTGGCAGCTTCTTAGGCGAGAGAGCTGCTGCCAAAAGTCCAGTCATTCAAACCGAGCCAAGTCTCAACGCGACTCGGCTCGAGCCGGTCAGACAATCCGCAAGCTGGAGCCATGAAGGCCTACTTGTAATGGGACGACTCGTAAAAACGAGGAGAACTGATAGAACAATAGCATATGGAGAAGAAAGAGCGTGCGTTCTTGCTTGCTCGCCAGCACGTGACCTACCTGAGGCAAGCCACTGTCCCGATGGAGAAACGCTGATGGACCGAACCAGAGCGCTGTGACCATGATAAATCTGAACACAGGAAGACATAGCGATCACACCTCATCTCGGGCCGTgggtgtgtacgtgtgcgtaCCAGCGACTGCGTGGTAGGGAACGGCTGCAGGTCTTTGGGTTTAGGAAGCTTCGGAATGAGGTCTTCCGGATCCACGTTGACCTGCGGGAGAGCTTAGTAAGCAAGCAGCCCGGCCATTTGTAGTGAGGCGGGGAGGCGTTACCCTCATCTTCCTCTGGCGAGGACACAGGTAAAGGTCCAGGCAGCGCTCAAACCTCTCGTGGATGAAACGGGGAAAGGCCGGAACCTGACGGAGGCTGGAGAACTTGGCGGGAACGAAGGGCAGCTTTCGGTCAGCTGGGTCCTGCTGCTCCCAGAGAGCGCGCTGCAGACAAGGTCGAAGGTGATGATGTCGCTGCCCTGCGGAGACTTGAACGGAGCGCCCCCTGGCGGATGTTACCTCCTCGTCCGTGAACAGGTACTCGGGCGGAGGGTTGTAGGACTCGTGGTGGCCGGGTAGCGGGTTCTTGGGTGCAGGCAGGTGCATCCTGTGTTGGGCCAGGAGAGAGGAGTCCTCCTTGCCCCAAAGGTCATAGAAGCGGCCCTGGCTGTCGTCACGCACGCGGCGAGGCTTGATCCAGCCCATTTTGATGGCGTGGACCAGCTTGGAGACCTGAAGGCGAGTGGCAAGTGTCACGCCGCCAGACCTCTCATCCAGCGCACCTGCACATTACCTTCTCCTTATCCAATAGCGACGGGATGAAGCTACGCTTGTCAGCCGGTCTGTTGGTGACGGGATGAAGCATCACTTCGTTGGTGAAGAAGTCCACCGAAGGCTGAGGGCCACCAGAGCAGCGGTTAGTGTGGGAAACGGCCAGAGGAACAAAGCGATGAGAGCACCTTACCTGGAACTCGTCAAAGTTGGCGTCTCCAAACTGTCCTTTCTGCAGCCGCTTCACCAGCGCCACCTGCTCGTCAGACAGCACAATGTCGCTTCCCGTCTGCTTGTCGTGAACCGTTCTCCTGCGCACAAGCCACACGTTAGCGTCATCCGCACCCGGCGACACCCAAGCTCCCGCGCCGGCGTCTCACCAGTAGTCAGGGTTCTCCATTTTCTCCAAGAACTGGTCCAGCTCATCCTTGTTCCGGATGGGCTTGAAGATCTTCTTGCCGTCCAAATTGTAGCCAATGTGAGGGAAGTCTTTGTACCACTCCATGGGAATGTTCCCCACTGTGTTCCTGATGTCCTGACGACAATGACAAAGAACGGCCAAAAGATGAGCTCCTTCTTTATCATTCCGACACTGGGGAACCAGATGGTTGTGGCTTGGCTTTCACACTGCATTTCTGTTGCATTTGATGAGAATAAGAAAACATCTCACTTCTTCGTCGGACGAGTCGACCTCATACTCTTCTTTCTTTTGGCCTCCTACGTCCTTCTGGAAATGGGCACACAATAGAAGCAATAAGCAGATGCGGGAGATACTGCGGGGAGAACGACGAGTAACGCTACCTGTTCCGCTAAATCGGCTTCATTCTTGCAAAAGCCAAACTCGGCATCATCCTCGTCCCCCTCACTGTCGCTCCCCGAATCCTCAAGTCCTGAATATACACTTTCCTCACTCACTGACCCTTCCTCGTCTTCTTCGTTGCAAACGCCGAACATCTGCAACATGTAAACAGCACACGTGTAGTTACAGTGAACGCATGTCACTCAAATTTGTGTGATAGTTTGCACAGTAGGCGCTTCTCGACAGTGTTTCATGCATCGATCAAGACAATTCGACGTTTGATCAAGTTAGCTAAGGTAACTTGAGGCGTGGATACGTTCAACCATGTtcggtttcttttctttcatttgcttTTTAACATTTGAATAGACTTCACTGGAGCCGGGTTGGTACTTGATTGGAGCCAGACTGGAGCAAGCCGCTCCAGTTCAGCCTTTGGCTGGCTTTTCGGAACCACATGCTAACAGATAGCCGTCGGCTAGCTAGATACGTTCCGGTTGTGTTTCGCGTCAGCGCGTCACCTCCTCGTGCTCGTCGTCTTCTGCAAGCCGCTTGTTTTTGTCAGTCTTCTTTTGGTTCATTTCTGGAAGTTTCGCTGTGTCTTCATCCACGTTGGTACTCCGCGTGTCCGCCATCGTACCGCACGTGAAGCAACGTCACTCGCAAAACTTTATCGACACCGGAACGGCGGCCAATGACAAACCCCACTAGTGACGTCACACAAATCTGGTGTATGCTACCTTCCGCCAAATAGcaaatacaggactgtctcagaaaattagaatattgttataaagttgtttattttctgtaatgcaattaaaaaacaaaaaatgtcatacattttggattcattacaaatcaactgaaatattgcaagccttttattattttattattgctgattatggcatacatcttaagaaaactcaaatatcctatctcaaaatataagAATATCATGAacaagtatactagtagggtattcaactaatcacttgaatggtcCAATTAACTAAAGTAAACTAGATTATTAAAAGGAAAAGGATAATTAAAATGGCAAATAATATCACTGATCAGCAAATCAaagacatcaattcagctccagcttTCTCAATTTGTGTGTTTTAGTCAGTGATCAAGCAGGATTTTTCTCTATTTTAAAGTTGTCCTTTTGACAGGTAATCCATTTTCATTTCGTCCAAACTGAAGAAATAACACGAGAAAATATGCACTGGAATAAATGCTGGTTACAAAAATAACCTAATTTCGCTTTAAAGAAATACCGATTGAACCGACTCTGTCTTTTGAAACAAAACCCGATACAAATGCCAAGACGCTGTTGACAAGACAGTTATGCCAGTATGTCATACATGTCTCAAATGTTActgctcttgcgccgtcaacaTTGACGCCAGGTGGGCGTCACATCCGTGGTCGCGCTCTTGTCGTCAATTGGCCCTCAAGTGACGCGAGTCTCACTTGCAGATAGGACCAAAAGGTGGGACGGGTGGGTAGAAAACCGCTTTGACTTCTCCTACCTGCTCGACCCCAAGTCTCGGaagacctggcaggaggcgcGAGACGACTGCGTCAGCCGGGGAGGTAACTTGCTCAGCATCACCAACTCAAATGAGCAGTTCTTCATCGAAGGTAAACTGCCCGGAGGGCACGATAGAGGCTCAAACAGTTTGTGCCGCATGGACTCCAGAAGGAACACACGCACCTGTACAATGTTCAAACACTTGGTTGTTGTTTTACTTCGATCCAAAGGTTACACCCTTTGGATGACCAGTCGCTCACTATGGTTGGGAGCCAATGCCAATATCACTGAAGGCAGCAAGTGGACTGATGGATCCCCGTTCACTTACAAAAACCCGAAAACAGGTCGGCCTATAACCTGGCGAATGTTTGTCGGCGACAAAACGAACGAGTGCTGAGTGTTGTCTCCTTCCAGGCATCGCCGGAGAAGGCCCCGGTTAAAGCTGCCTTTCCTTGCTCACTGCCGACGGCCGCTGGGAATTTGACGATTGCCAAGAAAAAAGCAACTacatctgcaagaaaagaggaacAGGTAACATGACGCTTGCCGCTCCCAAGATGTCGAAATGTCTTGCGTCCAGAAAAGTGCAGAGTTCCTCCCGTGCTTTTTACattgacatttgacattttaacAAACCACTCATTGGTCAACTCTGATCCCAGACAGCCGGTATAACTTCTTCCCCTGAGATGGTCTCAGGCAAGACTGCTTGATGGTTAAATTTGGATCGGAGCCACCTAACCCAATTCTATTCTCTGTATGGCAGCGTTTCTTGAGGGCTAAAAGTACCCACATCCTAACCCACACTCAACAAAGATTAGCTTTAAAAAGGGGAATATGCAATAtgcgtaaaataaaaaatccctcAAATGTTTCCTCAGTCGGTCAGAGGTCATGTGACAGGGCCAACGGCTGGCTTCCTTTGGGCTCCCgttgctacaagaagatggagaccCTCAACGGTTGGATGGGGGCTCGATACAACTGCTACTGGGAGGGCAGCGACCTGATCTCCATCGCCTCATCGGACGAGGAAGCCTTTGTGAAAAAGCAAATGGGCGATGACCCCTTCTGGAtttggactctccaatctggtgagacggaagcgcaagCAGTTGATTCTCTACTGGTACGCAACTGACAACCGGGATTGGTCTGTGCAGAAATGCAAAGAGGCTTGGTGTCGGTATGACAAGGAGCAAAAGAACCTGACGTGGTCCGATGTCCGAGCAATGGAGAGGAGCGCTTAGTATCTGCCGTCTCCTTACAGAGAGCCCTGGTAAACCTTCTGGTGAAAACTGCCTTTCCTTTCAAACTAAAAGTGAAGAGGGGAAATGGAAATTTGACAACTGCAAGAAGAAGAGCAGCAACATGTGCAAGATGAGTAGGTAAGTCAGTTTCCCCGAATCCTAAATGTTGACGTCAAAAGATGCGAGATGGAAAAAAGACACCACGGTGGGCTCGCAGGTTTTCGGGAGATCCttgtgtgcaaacagcagaagcACGTCGACCTCTTTTGTCAGAGTGAGGCTCAAAGCGTCATCCGCATCCAGTCGGCCTTCTACGGACGGAGGAGTGGCAACTTTTGTCCAACTAAGAGCGGAAAAAAGCGTAAGACTTGCATAAGCAATGTCGTCGCGTAACAATTTGGTCCTACTAAGCTTCTACTTGGCCTTGTGACTTGCAGAGACTTGCGTGGTGCGAGGAGCCCTCCCTCACTACATGCAAAAATGTGACAACCGTCAATATTGTCTTGCTGACCCTTTCGAGGACGTCCGGGAGACCTACCCTGCTGTCTCCAAATACCTGCACATGGTCTACAGCTGTGAACGGAAAGGTGGGCTTCACGTCTTTGTTGTCCAATGACGTAGTATCTCCCAACCAGAGTTGGGGTATAACGGCACATTCTCTTCTGCTACGGACGTTGACACGATGACTAAAAGGTTCACAGGATGATTCTGGGTTGTCCTCAGTGTGTCTTGACAGTTTGGTTGAGGCGGACAAGCGCATCACCGACTCAGCATTTGAAGCCTCGTCTTCTATGAGCGACACCAGCCCTGAGAAAGCTCACTTGAGTAGGAATTCCTGCTGGAGACCGTCACAAGATCGTACGTAGACAACTAAATGCTACTTCGGCGCTGGTAGTTTGGTGTCCTGAGCGAGCTCGTCTTCTGCAGCCTCCACCAGCTGGATCCAAGTGAACCTCGGTCACGTGAGAAAGGTGACTGGGATTGTCGTCCAGGGCTGTCCTCATACTGACCCAAGGTCCTGGGTCATCGATTTTGAGATGAAGACGAGTGTTGATGGCAAAAGCTGGACTGAACACCCGGACGAAAAGGTGAGCGGCCAGCCAGTGTCGCCGACGCCGACCGGGCTgtccaaatttgtgattacaaaCACAGTGCTGTTTCTAGATTAGCGGAGGGGGAGAGCGCCGGTTTGGCTCGCCATTGTCCGCTCAGTACGTCCGCATCCTGTCGCTGGAGGACAGCGTTGACTTTGGCCTCAGTTTTGACCTCTTAGGATGCGCACGTGACGGTAAGCGAGTCTCTGGCGACCGAGGTTGCCGGGAAAAACACACAACCCATCTTTTTACGTCATCTTTTGTCTGACAGATACGATAACCTGTGACCGCACGTTCAACAGCCTCAACTTGACCAAGGCAATGACGTGAGTCACACTTGCCCCGGCGTTTCCGTGGCGGTGAACGCCTGTCGTCAATTTGCTCGTCCTTGCCTTCCGCAGGTTCTACTCCCCACCCAAGTGCGCCAACTCCCAACACAATGTCACAGGAACCTTGGTCTACAATGAGGTACGTGATTGCTGAATCAGTGACACTTAGGCTGGCTCTAAACATTTTGAAGATGAACATACATTTCAATTAGGATCTTCCAAGTTATTATGTTTTGAAAGATTCATTCATTTCCACACACCAATCATATTTAGACAGGCAGAACGGGAGCATGTGCAGTACCGGTGTGATCAAAATTGTGCCCTGCCATGCAAGGGAGAGGGCAGGGAGTCAAATCCTCCCTATCGTGACCCACCAGTTGAGTTCTTGACTTGATTTGAGTGCAGGAGTCGAGCGTCTGCGCGGCCGCTATTCACGCTGTTCGTAATGACATGAGGGGAGACTGTATTGTGATGTCTGCCGTGGCAAAGAACGGCTCTGCTGGCTCCACCCACAACAGGATTACCTCCCTCAGGTGAGTGGCCAATGTTTATGGCAAATTACCAATAAGAGGCCCagctcattgtcacatgtacgaCCTGGATCAGGCCTTCACATTTGCAGACGGAGGTGAGTTCATGGAGCATCTTTTCATGTTAAGCACTCAACTACTGCTAACCTCGCCACGGGATGTCACCTGCAGAGCCGAGATGCTCGGGAGAGTCCTGGGAGGAGTTTGCAGGCTTCTCCTACTAATCATTCGAGGACAAGAAGGGGTGGGCTGATGCTCAAGATGTCTGCGAGAAATTGGGTGCCAATCTGGTGTCCATCCTTTCCAAGGTGGAGCAGACGTGGGTGAAAAATGTCTCCGACCTCGGTGCGCAAACGGTCTCGATAGGTGGAACACCTGAACGCTAGGTGAAAGATCTGCTCGCCTTTGTCCCCTGCAGAAACCAGCGACATGTGGACTGGACTCAATGACCAGAGTGTACTCAGCATGTTTGAGTGGTCGGACAACCACGAGGTGACTTTCACCGACTGGGCCCCAGAAGAACCCAAACACCTGGAAAAGGACTGCGTGGCAATGTCGCAAAAGGTGCGTGGCCAATTAAGCGCTTGCAAGAACATCTGCATCATCCACTGAAATCCATCTTGCTCATCTTTCAGTCTGGAAGATGGAAGCAGATGAGCTGCAAGCTACCCAACAGCTTCAAGTGCATCATGCAATCACCTCAGTGAAAGCAGATTCTGGTGACAGCATACTCTTGCACAGAAGCAAGCTCGCCAAGTCAGCGGATATagtgagttgattttttttcccctctctctgCATAAATAGTGAAGAGCATTTTTTTGTTACCCACCCACATTTCTGGACAGGTTCAAAGGACAGTTGTAATGATTTCCACACAATTTCCTTTCAGTGTCAGATCTTAGCATTCACATGCGATTTCTACTCAAGATGTTTTGGCCAGTTATGTTATGATTACATGTTTGCAGCTTGGATCAACGATCAAGCTGAAGGGAGGTCTCCGTGTGAACAACGTCATAACCATCACAGGACGAGCAAATAAACTGGCAGATTGGTACAAGGACCCCACCCACACGGACACAAGAATGCTAATACCACAAACGCAACTGTGTTGCAATCAGCCTGTTTGTCTAAACTCCAGAGTGAACACAacttggaacaaaggagaggagCATCCCGCACAAAGCTCTGGACCCCGACAAGAAGTCAAGGTGACGTGAATCACACCGTGTTTCTGCACACACTCGCACGTCCGCCTTACAGGTTCGGGGTTTCCAAACTTTCGTGTAGAATTTTCCTTACCTTGGATTGGTGCTGGTTAGTTAATTGCATTTAATTGTTGCTAAATTTACTTGTTCATACGTGCAACGTGTATTCATACAACTGTGTCTGCCACAACTATTCCATCTTGTAGAACTTCCTTAACATCTTAAAAAACAGTTGCGTGTTTCCTATGGGAAGCGGCCGTTTACTGGTGGAAGAGCACCTAGCCGCTAACAAAGGTTGGTGAGTCCCGAAAATGTCAACGCGAACGTCGCATCTCCCATCTTTGCTTACCGCCATGCCGTTCACACTCATCAAATGCATGGTGTCCTGTTGTTGCTCAGGTTCTCATCAAGTGCACCGACGATCATTTCCAGATCTCAATCAAGGGCCTCCACGAGGTGACTTACAAATACCGAGAGGCCAATCTGCAAAGCATCACGCAGATGAACGTGTGGGGTCACGTGTCCATCAAGGGGATCAAGCAAAGCTGTGCTTAGACCAGCCTGCGCTGAAATGTGAGGACGGACAAAGTGTCCAAATTGTTTTTGGCACAGCTTTTTCCACCAGCCAAAGATGGTTTGTGGGATAATTGTACAAACGTAAGTAACCACTTTATAGTTTAATATTTAATCTTAGTCTAATTGGCTATTAGAAAAAGCCAGACTTGCATGCAGTATTTGTAGTTAAGATAGTTTTCCTGGCCCGATCAAGAGACCATTTTGACTGATTGTATGAGTAAGAGAATGCAGAGaatgcacgccccacttttcagttttttatttgttaaaaaagtttaaattatccaataaatttcgttccacttcacgattgtgtcccacttgttgttgattcctgataaaaaattaaacttttaaatctttgtttgaagcctgaaatgtcgcgaaatgttgaaaagttcaagggggccgaatactttcgcaaggcactgtaaatgtctgatggtgctTAGCCCTGACACAgctgacaaaaacaaaggaaaagtaAAGGCTCACAGAAATACCCTTAAAAAATGTTAACACATAATGAAAAACCCAACGATGTGACAAATTTGAAAATCAATTTTCCGGTTCAAATTGATTTTGTACAACCCTGCTACAGATCTGTACATCTGTAAGTCCtgttggatcaaaatcacacggggatgggtcaaatgcagaggacaaatttcaccagacccagatgcgtgtgtgacgatcattgggacttaaaaaaataaataaaaattgggtgcgtattatacatgggtacaggcttttttccagcatcgacatgccatttttagggtgcgtattatacatggggggcattatacatggaaaaaaacggtaaatgcatGTGAGTtatttaccaaaaaaaaaaaagacagtaccCAGaatgcctttttaaagttttattaACGTAACGTGTGTGTTTAAAGATTtaataaaataacatttgttTACAAACACTTAAGATTTGTTTAACATGAACATTTCTTTACAAacggaagtaaaaaaaacatactggtAAAAGTCGTGGGAGCAAAGCAGCAACAGCACAAACAAGaatggttgaaaaaaaacaaatcagtacAAGTCCTGTGAACTGAAACCGTTAAAGTCCTCATCCTCAGTGTCTGATTGGAATAGCGGGAGTATTCTGCCACACGtcgtctctctttcgtcgtcgtcGCTCTCATCCTGAGGCAAATCCACCCGTGTCCTGATGGACGGAGCTTTTCGTTTCATAAATCGCAAACACCATAACGGTCCTCCTTTGAAATCTTGATTTTCTTTTCGGTAGCGATTGTTTTTGCTTTCAGTCTGATCTGCACAGTGGAAACACCTCGGCCATCTGCTCTCTGTATGATCACCCTGTCTTCAAGAATGTTTTCCAGTTCGGGCCACCTGCTTTTGAACTCTCAAAGCTTTTGTCGTCTTTTTACATTGCTCCAGTACTTCCCATTGCCGTTTCCAGTGTGTCACCATCGATTCATTTATGCCAAGTTTACGTGCAACCGCTCTGTTCCCTCCTTTATCGGCTAGCTCCATTGCTTTTAACTTGAAAGATGCGTCATACGCATTTCTTCTAATGTTTTCCATAATTGGGCTCTGTTTATGCTAACTTTACTCATGCACCACTACTGTCTTCCTCGACACATCAAATTCCGCCACACCCAGatatgtgtgtgacaatcaatGGGTCTT of the Syngnathus typhle isolate RoL2023-S1 ecotype Sweden linkage group LG20, RoL_Styp_1.0, whole genome shotgun sequence genome contains:
- the bop1 gene encoding ribosome biogenesis protein bop1 — protein: MADTRSTNVDEDTAKLPEMNQKKTDKNKRLAEDDEHEEMFGVCNEEDEEGSVSEESVYSGLEDSGSDSEGDEDDAEFGFCKNEADLAEQKDVGGQKKEEYEVDSSDEEDIRNTVGNIPMEWYKDFPHIGYNLDGKKIFKPIRNKDELDQFLEKMENPDYWRTVHDKQTGSDIVLSDEQVALVKRLQKGQFGDANFDEFQPSVDFFTNEVMLHPVTNRPADKRSFIPSLLDKEKVSKLVHAIKMGWIKPRRVRDDSQGRFYDLWGKEDSSLLAQHRMHLPAPKNPLPGHHESYNPPPEYLFTDEERALWEQQDPADRKLPFVPAKFSSLRQVPAFPRFIHERFERCLDLYLCPRQRKMRVNVDPEDLIPKLPKPKDLQPFPTTQSLIYHGHSALVRSISVSPSGQWLASGSDDGTVRFWEINSARCVKMVRLGGAVKSVCWNPNPCLCLLAVALDSLVVVLSPALAERQVVSSSERLLIAHLDAEPAVGPVTWSDVEGEEHSQGLRLKIQHPKAVKQLAWHAKGDYLASVMPDHSSHQQVFIHQLSTRRSQNPFRRNKGLVQCVSFHPIRPYFFVATQRNVRIYNLIKQEMSKKLQANSKWISSMAVHPGGDHVICGSYDCRLGWFDLDLSTKPYKMLRHHKKAVRAVAYHRVYPLFASASDDGSVIVCHGMVYNDLLQNPLIVPVKVLKGHVVIHELGVLDVTFHPTQPWVFSSGADNTIRLFT